The DNA region TCATAAATGGTAAAAGTTTTTGGAGAGTGACAGAAGCCTTCGAGGAAAGCGATCGCATTTCCAATGGATGTAAAGAAACATTTCTGTTTCTTAGAAGCTGTTTACAGACGCGCTGGCTTCCATCAAGTTAAATCCTCTTTCCTTCTGCCTTCTGCCTCCTGCCTTCTGCCTTGTTTATTGAAAGAGGGATAGCCTCTAAATTAGAGTTATTTACTTATCTGACTATAGTGGTGGCAAAATGATTTAAAAAATAGTGATATTTTTCATAAAAATGGTGAAAATTTGCTGTATATGCTTCTGGGATTTAACATTCTTAATTTTCTGGCAAATTTTAGGAGTGTCACTTGTTTTTAACGAAGGTAGTGCCTTGGCTGATGTCTTACCTATTAGGAGTCAGAGACAGTCTGTTGAAGAAATCGAAAACTTAGCTTTGTCAGGAACTCGTTTGTTAAGGAGCCAGGATGAATTGCATCACCCAGTATTCAAAACAGGCTTATCAAAATTGAAGCAACTAAGATTAGAACCAATTTTGTCTCAGGTTCTCGACTCAAAGCCAACACAGCCAATCCCAATCCCACAGCCACAACCACAACCTGCCCTCGAACTTCCTCCTCGAATATTTCCCTCCTCTGAAGACCGCTTAGACCTTCCTAAAAGTATCGTCGTTAGGAAATTCGAGTTTGATGGGAACACGGCATTTAGCGATGAAAAGTTAACTAAAATTACTGCTCAATTCACTAAGCGATCGCTAACCTTTGTAGAATTACTACAAGTTGAGGCTACTGTCACCAAACTCTATACCGATGCGGGGTATATCAATTGTGGTGCTGTCATTCCGGCTGGTCAAACCTTATCTCAACGGGGATCTGTCGTCAAAATCCAGATTATTGAAGGAGGGCTAGAACAAATTGTGGTAACAGGTACACGACGGTTGAACTCGAACTACATCCGCAGCAGATTAGCCATTGCCACCGCTAGACCCCTAAATCAAAAGCGCTTGCTGTCAGCTTTGCAACTCTTGCAACTTGACCCCCTAATTCAGAATATATCAGCCGAATTGTCTGCTGGGTCACGTCCCGAATTAAGTTTACTAACAGTCAAGGTAATAGAAGCCGACTCCTTTAATACAGAATTTTTTATAGATAATAGTCGTGCGCCTAGTGTTGGCAGCTTACGACGCGGTGTCCGCATTAACGAAGGGAATTTATTGGGTTTTGGGGATGGCTTGAATCTGGAATATATCAATACTGATGGTAGCAACGCCTTTGACTTACGCTACAACATACCTGTTAATCCTCGTAATGGCACAATTACCCTCAGAGGTGGT from Nostoc commune NIES-4072 includes:
- a CDS encoding ShlB/FhaC/HecB family hemolysin secretion/activation protein → MKQLRLEPILSQVLDSKPTQPIPIPQPQPQPALELPPRIFPSSEDRLDLPKSIVVRKFEFDGNTAFSDEKLTKITAQFTKRSLTFVELLQVEATVTKLYTDAGYINCGAVIPAGQTLSQRGSVVKIQIIEGGLEQIVVTGTRRLNSNYIRSRLAIATARPLNQKRLLSALQLLQLDPLIQNISAELSAGSRPELSLLTVKVIEADSFNTEFFIDNSRAPSVGSLRRGVRINEGNLLGFGDGLNLEYINTDGSNAFDLRYNIPVNPRNGTITLRGGLTSTEIVEPPFDRLDIIGNSNYFELGFRQPLILSPNREFAVGLSVLRQESKSELKGFPGVLVSPGANEQGETRISALQFFQEYQQRNSQQALALRSQFNLGLNIFNATVNNDPPDSRFFSWRGQGQYVRLLAPQTLLVIRSDLQLSTRALVPLEQFGLGGLRSVRGYRQDILLTDNGFLASAEVQLPVLRVKNVGGVLQVVPFIDFGVGWNSSGNPGPNTNTLLGLGLGLQWQMSDRLNARLDYGIPLTDIQDRGRTLQEDGIYFSVVANPF